A DNA window from Anas acuta chromosome 4, bAnaAcu1.1, whole genome shotgun sequence contains the following coding sequences:
- the MAD2L1 gene encoding mitotic spindle assembly checkpoint protein MAD2A, translating to MARQAVREQQGITLRGSAEIVAEFFSYGINSILYQRGIYPPETFTRVQKYGLTLLVTTDPELKNYLNNVVEQMKEWLCKCLVQRLVVVISSIESNEVLERWQFDIECDKTAKDETVPREKSQKAIQDEIRSVIRQITATVTFLPLLETACAFDLLIYTDKDMAVPEKWEESGPQFIANSEEVRLRSFTTTIHKVNSMVAYKKDSFP from the exons ATGGCCAGGCAGGCGGTGCGGGAGCAGCAGGGCATCACCCTGCGGGGCAGCGCAGAGATCGTCGCCGAGTTCTTCT CCTATGGGATCAACAGCATCCTGTACCAGCGGGGCATCTACCCCCCCGAGACCTTCACCCGCGTCCAGAAGTACGGGCTCACCCTGCTGGTCACCACCGACCCCGAGCTGAAGAACTACCTCAACAACGTGGTGGAGCAGATGAAAG AGTGGCTCTGCAAGTGCCTGGTGCAGCGCCTGGTGGTGGTCATCTCCAGCATCGAAAGCAACGAGGTTCTGGAGCGGTGGCAGTTCGACATAGAGTGCGACAAAACTGCCAAGGACGAGAC TGTACCCCGAGAAAAATCTCAGAAAGCTATTCAGGATGAAATTCGGTCTGTTATCAGACAGATAACTGCCACAGTAacttttctgcctctgttggAAACTGCCT GTGCCTTTGACTTGTTGATTTACACTGATAAAGACATGGCTGTGCCAGAAAAGTGGGAAGAGTCAGGACCACAATTCATTGCCAATTCAGAAGAGGTTCGCCTTCGTTCCTTCACTACCACGATCCACAAAGTAAATAGTATGGTAGCTTACAAAAAGGATTCCTTTCCCTGA